CGACACATAGGTGAGGTCTGCTACCCACAGCCGGTTAGGTGCTGGTGGTCCGAAGCGGCGCTGGACGAGATCGGCGGGACGGGCTGTGGCCGGATCAGCGATCGTGGTCCTGCGGGCTTTGCCGCGGGTGGTCCCGGACAGGCCGAGTTTGGTCATCAGCCGTTCGACGGTGCATCTGGCCACCTCGATGCCCTCACGGTTCAGGGTTAGCCACACTTTGCGGGCACCGTAAACACCGTAGTTGGCGGCGTGGACGCGGCTGATGTGCTCCTTGAGTTCGCCATCGCGCAGCTCGCGGCGGCTGGGCTCCCGGTTGATGTGGTCGTAGTAGGTCGATGGGGCGATCGGCACACCCAGCTCGGTCAGCTGTGTGCAGATCGACTCGACACCCCACCGCAAACCATCGGGGCCCTCGCGGTGGCCCTGATGATCGGCGATGAACCGGGTAATTAGCGTGCTGGCCGGTCGAGCTCGGCCGCGAAGAAAGCCGACGCGGTCTTTAAAATCGCGTTCGCCCTTCGCAATTCGGCGTTGTCCCGCCGCAAGCGCTTCAGCTCAGCGGATTCTTCGGTCGTGGTCCCGGGCCGTGCGCCGGCATCGACCTGCGCCTGGCGCACCCACTTACGCACCGTCTCCGCGCAGCCAACACCAAGTAGACGGGCGACCTCACTGATCGCTGCCCACTCCGAATCGTGCTGACCGCGGATCTCTGCGACCATCCGCACCGCCCGCTCACGCAGCTCCGGCGGGTACCTCCTCGATGAACCACCTGACATGACCCCATCCTTTCCAAGAACTGGAGTCTCCGGACATGCCGGGGCGGTTCAAATCAAGTCCCCGCGTCCGTTGCGAATCGTGGTTGTCATTGCGCGCGAACCTGTTTGGGAAGGCCGAATCGCACCGTCTCGGTCGCTATCGAGCGTTCCACCACGGTGATCGAGGCGTATCCGCGAAGTGCATCAATCACCTGCCCCACCAGTCGTGGCGGCGCGGAGGCTCCCGCGGTGACACCGATCGTCGAGACCGACGACAGCCATTCGGGCTCAATGTCATCAGGCCCGTCAATCAAGTAGGCCGGCGTCCCACTTCGCTGCGCCAACTCGACCAGACGCCGCGAATTCGACGAATTGCACGAGCCAATCACCAACACAACGTCACATTCACCGACCATCGATTGCAGCGCACGCTGTCTGTTCGTGGTGGCATAGCAGATGTCTTCAGAGGGGGGTTGGCCCAACGTCGGAAACCTCGCGCGCAGCGCATCAATGACATCGGCAGTTTCATCAAGTGCCAGGGTTGTCTGGGTCAGATACGATAGCTGGGTACCCTCGGGCAGGTTCAACGCTGCCACATCAGCGGGTGTCTGCACCAATAATGTTGACCGCGGAGCGACGCCAAGCGTGCCTTCGGTCTCCTCATGTCCGGCGTGCCCGATGAAGACCACCGTGTCACCGCGCGCGGCAAACCGTGCGGCTTCAGCGTGGACTTTCGCCACCAGTGGGCAGGTCGCGTCGACGACCTGCAGTCCCCGCTCATCAGCGCCCGCGCGCACCGCCGGGGAAACCCCATGCGCGGAGAACACCACGACCGCCCCCGGCGGCGGCGGATCGGGAATCTCGTCGAGATCCTCGACGAACACTGCTCCCCGGTCCCGCAACTCGGCAACCACAACAGTGTTGTGCACGATTTGCTTGCGCACATACACCGGGCCTTCGGCCACGTCAAGCACTCGCTTGACCGTCTCGATAGCACGCTCTACACCGGCGCAAAACGACCGCGGCGACGCCAACAGCACCGTGACTTCACCCGAAGCGTATCCCTGTGCGACCGGTCCCACGAACACCTCAGCCATCAGCACTCCCGGCGACATATCAGTTGCGACAACGCGATCAGGTCTGGGGATCGCACCGCATCGGGCAGTGCCGCAATAGCAGCCTGGATGCGTTCATCGGCGCATCGCTGCGCCACATGACCACCCCCGGCCACCTTGACAAGCGCGGTAGCCCGCTCGACATCGCTTGCTGTCATTGCGGCAGGTGCTTGATAGAGGGCCGCCAATTCGGTCGCCGCTTCGGATCGCGAGTTCAGGGCGGCAACAACTGGCAGTGTCGCCTTACGTCGGGCAAGGTCGTTGCCGACCGGCTTTCCCGTCACACCAGGGTCACCCCAGATGCCGATCAGATCGTCGACGCATTGAAACGCAAGACCCAACTCATGGCCAAAACGCTCCAACGCAGCAATCGTCGCGTCGTCTGCATTGGCCACTAAAGCTCCCAGAGCGCAACAACAACCGGTCAGGGCGGCCGTCTTGCCCGCGGCCATCCGCAGATAGTCATCGACTGTAACTTCGGGCTGTCCCTCCAATAAACAATCCTCAAACTGGCCGATACACAAGTCCAGGCACGACATCTGCAATCGCCTTATCGCCCTGACCGCCACACACTCGTCGGTCAGGCCGGTCAGTATCCGAACGGCCGTGGCGTGCAACGCATCTCCCAACAGGATCGCGACGCCCACACCCCACACACTCCATACCGTCGGCCGTCCCCTGCGAGTCGCATCCCCATCCATCACATCGTCATGCAACAACGTGAAGTTGTGCACCAACTCCACAGCCGCCGACACCGGAGTAGCATCACCGACATCACCACCGCAAGCCGCGGCCGCCGCGTAGACAAGGGCGGCGCGAAAATACTTGCCCGACGATCCTGCCGCTGTGGATCGATCGGCGTTCCACCAGCCAAGGTGATATCCCGCCATCGTCGCCAACGGCTCGCGCATCGACTCAATGGCCCGATGCAGCACAGGGCCACAATCCGCTCGAGCCCGTTCTAACAATGCTTTCCCAAGGTCAGCAGGGACACTCCCCAGAAAAGCCGCATCCAGAGTCAATACGCCTCCCATTCTTAACCTCACCGGAGCAACAGTGAGTCGCTATTTTCAGCGAACGAGCAATCGGCGATATTGCTTCACTTCGGAGATACCCAAATATTTCAAATATCAACGCAACATGTACCTATGCCCGTCGACCAACACGACCATCAGGGTTGTTAGCAATGATCTCGGAATTCGAGTTGTCCAGACGCCCCGGGTCATCCACTACAGAAAGACACGCATACCCTGCGGCGACCTATACTTCCCATCACGGCGGGTAGGTTGCCTTCGACAATACTGCAACATTCAATTGCCTGGCCTTTCTCGGAGTATCTTGCGGACTTGAAGCTCACACATCGGCCGGCGTCGAACGCCTCACGCTGCAGAGCAGTTTAGTGGATTTCATCAGCATCGGATATGCATAATTGAAACCACAGCACTTTCATAAACAGTGTCCAGATGATTTACACCTAATTTGGGCGGCGAATGCTACGCAATGGTGGTGCGCTTCCCAAGGGAGCACAACGCGAAGCTAAAGCAGTTGCACGCCGAGACCGAGCCGAAAGGTCGCCCTGCGGGGAAGGCGGCCACGGGAGAATTGTGAGCTCGGCGGTCGACCACGACGTACCCGCCACGCCGTAGTAATGGGCATTTGTACATGTACATTCGCACA
Above is a window of Mycobacterium tuberculosis H37Rv DNA encoding:
- a CDS encoding 4-hydroxy-3-methylbut-2-enyl diphosphate reductase, translating into MAEVFVGPVAQGYASGEVTVLLASPRSFCAGVERAIETVKRVLDVAEGPVYVRKQIVHNTVVVAELRDRGAVFVEDLDEIPDPPPPGAVVVFSAHGVSPAVRAGADERGLQVVDATCPLVAKVHAEAARFAARGDTVVFIGHAGHEETEGTLGVAPRSTLLVQTPADVAALNLPEGTQLSYLTQTTLALDETADVIDALRARFPTLGQPPSEDICYATTNRQRALQSMVGECDVVLVIGSCNSSNSRRLVELAQRSGTPAYLIDGPDDIEPEWLSSVSTIGVTAGASAPPRLVGQVIDALRGYASITVVERSIATETVRFGLPKQVRAQ
- the idsB gene encoding polyprenyl synthetase IdsB (polyprenyl transferase (polyprenyl diphosphate synthase)), encoding MGGVLTLDAAFLGSVPADLGKALLERARADCGPVLHRAIESMREPLATMAGYHLGWWNADRSTAAGSSGKYFRAALVYAAAAACGGDVGDATPVSAAVELVHNFTLLHDDVMDGDATRRGRPTVWSVWGVGVAILLGDALHATAVRILTGLTDECVAVRAIRRLQMSCLDLCIGQFEDCLLEGQPEVTVDDYLRMAAGKTAALTGCCCALGALVANADDATIAALERFGHELGLAFQCVDDLIGIWGDPGVTGKPVGNDLARRKATLPVVAALNSRSEAATELAALYQAPAAMTASDVERATALVKVAGGGHVAQRCADERIQAAIAALPDAVRSPDLIALSQLICRREC